The following are encoded in a window of Carassius auratus strain Wakin chromosome 6, ASM336829v1, whole genome shotgun sequence genomic DNA:
- the LOC113091408 gene encoding tubulin alpha chain, translating to MRECISMHVGQAGAQMGNACWELYCLEHGIQPDGQMPSDKTIGGGDDSFNTFFSETGAGKHVPRAVFVDLEPTVIDEVRTGTYRQLFHPEQLITGKEDAANNYARGHYTIGKEIIDLVLDRTRKLADQCTGLQGFLIFHSFGGGTGSGFTSLLMERLSVDYGKKSKLEFAVYPAPQVSTAVVEPYNSILTTHTTLEHSDCAFMVDNEAIYDICRRNLDIERPTYTNLNRLIGQIVSSITASLRFDGALNVDLTEFQTNLVPYPRIHFPLATYAPVISAEKAYHEQLSVADITNACFEPANQMVKCDPRHGKYMACCLLYRGDVVPKDVNSAIATIKTKRSIQFVDWCPTGFKVGINYQPPTVVPGGDLAKVQRAVCMLSNTTAIAEAWARLDHKFDLMYAKRAFVHWYVGEGMEEGEFSEAREDMAALEKDYEEVGTDSVGEEDEEGEEY from the exons ATG CGTGAATGTATTTCAATGCACGTCGGCCAAGCCGGAGCCCAGATgggcaatgcatgctgggagttgtATTGCCTGGAACATGGGATCCAGCCAGATGGTCAGATGCCCAGTGACAAAACCATTGGAGGAGGTGATGACTCCTTCAACACCTTCTTCAGTGAGACTGGTGCTGGAAAACATGTCCCAAGAGCAGTCTTTGTCGATCTGGAGCCCACTGTCATTG ATGAGGTGCGCACAGGTACCTACCGCCAGCTGTTCCACCCTGAGCAGTTGATCACTGGTAAGGAAGATGCTGCCAACAACTACGCCCGTGGGCACTACACCATTGGCAAGGAGATCATTGACCTGGTGCTGGACAGGACTCGCAAACTG GCTGATCAGTGCACTGGACTCCAGGGCTTCCTGATCTTCCACAGTTTTGGTGGTGGCACCGGCTCTGGGTTCACCTCTCTCCTAATGGAACGGCTCTCTGTCGACTACGGAAAGAAGTCAAAACTTGAGTTTGCTGTATATCCAGCTCCTCAAGTGTCCACTGCTGTGGTGGAGCCCTATAACTCCATCCTTACCACCCACACCACCCTCGAGCACTCCGACTGTGCCTTCATGGTGGACAATGAGGCCATCTATGATATCTGCCGTAGAAACCTCGACATCGAGCGCCCAACCTACACAAACCTCAACAGGTTGATTGGGCAGATCGTTTCCTCCATCACAGCATCCCTGCGCTTCGATGGTGCCCTGAATGTAGATCTGACCGAGTTCCAAACCAACTTGGTGCCGTATCCTCGTATCCACTTCCCTCTGGCCACCTATGCCCCAGTGATCTCCGCAGAGAAGGCCTATCATGAGCAGCTCTCCGTTGCTGACATCACCAACGCTTGCTTCgagccagccaatcagatggtGAAATGTGACCCTCGTCATGGCAAGTACATGGCCTGCTGTCTGCTGTACCGTGGAGATGTGGTTCCCAAAGACGTCAACTCTGCCATCGCCACCATCAAGACCAAGCGTAGCATCCAGTTTGTGGACTGGTGTCCCACTGGATTCAAGGTTGGCATCAACTACCAGCCACCAACCGTGGTTCCTGGAGGAGACCTGGCTAAGGTGCAGCGAGCTGTATGTATGCTGAGCAACACCACAGCCATCGCTGAAGCCTGGGCTCGTCTGGATCACAAGTTCGATCTGATGTACGCCAAGAGAGCTTTCGTTCATTGGTATGTGGGTGAAGGAATGGAGGAGGGTGAGTTCTCAGAGGCCAGAGAAGACATGGCTGCTCTGGAGAAGGATTATGAAGAAGTGGGAACAGACAGCGTCGGAGAAGAGGATGAAGAAGGAGAAGAGTATTAA